The Dethiosulfovibrio peptidovorans DSM 11002 genome has a window encoding:
- a CDS encoding SDR family NAD(P)-dependent oxidoreductase, with amino-acid sequence MNGYYEDKVAVVTGAASGIGLGLTEGLLSRGARAVFMADFNEENLSRESGKLDDRYPGRVFSALTNVTSLDQVRLVLERARDLDGHLDFLFNNAGVGLTLPVENVTFEMWRSVVDLNLMGVVHGTYTAIPIMRSQGFGHIVNTGSVAGKVPIPYQAVYAATKSAVISMTECLQYELECEGLSFSVFCPGNVRTAIFDGLEPPPDSISVDEAVDYVLNETKAKSLNIVFPQSIRDVDHLYREDRDQFDKLARELASVRRENYRTKGTYF; translated from the coding sequence ATGAACGGATATTACGAGGACAAGGTCGCGGTAGTTACGGGGGCTGCTTCCGGCATAGGACTCGGCCTGACGGAGGGGCTTCTTTCCAGAGGGGCGAGGGCGGTCTTCATGGCCGATTTTAACGAGGAGAACCTCAGCAGAGAGTCGGGAAAACTGGACGACAGATATCCGGGGCGGGTCTTCTCCGCCCTTACGAACGTCACGTCTCTAGATCAGGTGAGGCTCGTTCTGGAAAGGGCCAGGGATCTGGACGGACATCTGGACTTTCTGTTCAACAACGCCGGTGTCGGCCTGACCTTGCCGGTGGAGAATGTTACCTTCGAGATGTGGCGGTCCGTCGTGGATCTGAACCTCATGGGGGTGGTGCACGGAACCTACACTGCAATTCCTATCATGAGGTCTCAGGGCTTCGGACATATAGTCAACACGGGGTCCGTGGCCGGGAAGGTTCCGATACCGTATCAGGCGGTGTACGCCGCTACCAAGAGCGCGGTCATATCGATGACCGAGTGTCTACAGTACGAGCTGGAGTGCGAGGGGCTGAGTTTCAGCGTGTTCTGTCCAGGGAACGTTCGTACCGCTATTTTCGACGGTCTCGAGCCTCCGCCGGATTCCATCTCGGTGGACGAAGCGGTGGACTACGTTCTCAATGAGACGAAGGCTAAGTCGTTGAATATAGTCTTTCCCCAATCGATAAGAGATGTGGATCATCTTTATCGGGAGGACCGTGATCAGTTTGATAAACTGGCCAGAGAGTTGGCCTCGGTTCGTAGGGAGAACTACAGGACGAAGGGAACCTATTTTTAG
- the hisD gene encoding histidinol dehydrogenase, producing MYHVKEALPKRPEGKGELTSSVAAIVETIRERGDSALLEYGHRFDLSSRSSFRITDEEIQAAIEEVDTSLLDHIKTAAHNIRAFAERQKETLTDLPEQELSPGVFLGHRAIPVESCGCYVPGGGYPLFSTALMLAIPASVAGVKRIVACSPVMKGTDKIHPATLSALSIAGVDEIYAVGGAQAIAAMAFGTEQIAPVDVIAGPGNRYVTEAKRQCYGQVGIDFVAGPSEVLIIADESANPEILAADILAQSEHDLNARGILLCTDEDIAKATASAVERQLKDLATAEMAGRAWRENGEIIIVDSLEQACEISNRYAPEHLELVVQDPETLIPALTNYGALFIGEMSAEVFGDYVSGSNHTLPTLRASRYTGGVWVGTFTKICTSQRMTPEGVARLAPVAEAMAKAEGLEAHGKAASIRLKNK from the coding sequence ATGTATCATGTTAAAGAGGCCCTGCCCAAAAGGCCGGAGGGAAAAGGGGAGCTGACATCCTCCGTTGCAGCCATCGTAGAAACTATCAGAGAGAGAGGCGACTCGGCCCTTCTGGAATACGGACATCGTTTTGATCTATCGTCGAGATCGTCCTTCAGGATTACGGACGAGGAAATCCAAGCGGCGATCGAAGAGGTGGATACCTCTCTGCTCGATCACATAAAGACCGCCGCACACAACATAAGGGCTTTCGCCGAAAGGCAGAAGGAGACCTTGACGGACCTACCGGAGCAGGAACTATCGCCCGGCGTTTTTCTGGGACACAGGGCCATCCCGGTTGAATCCTGCGGCTGCTACGTCCCGGGAGGGGGTTATCCCCTCTTCTCCACCGCCCTCATGCTGGCCATACCGGCCTCGGTCGCAGGGGTTAAGAGAATCGTGGCCTGCTCTCCTGTCATGAAGGGCACCGATAAAATCCACCCAGCGACCCTGTCTGCCCTTTCCATAGCGGGAGTGGACGAAATATACGCGGTAGGCGGAGCTCAGGCCATAGCCGCCATGGCGTTCGGCACCGAGCAGATAGCCCCGGTGGACGTCATAGCCGGCCCCGGAAACCGCTACGTCACGGAAGCGAAAAGACAGTGCTACGGCCAGGTGGGTATAGACTTCGTGGCGGGCCCCAGCGAGGTGCTCATAATAGCCGACGAAAGCGCCAATCCGGAGATACTGGCGGCGGACATACTGGCACAGTCGGAGCACGACCTCAACGCCAGGGGAATTCTTCTGTGTACAGACGAGGACATCGCCAAGGCCACGGCCTCGGCGGTGGAAAGACAGCTGAAGGACCTCGCCACCGCCGAGATGGCCGGAAGAGCCTGGCGAGAAAACGGCGAGATCATCATAGTAGACTCGCTGGAACAGGCCTGTGAGATATCGAACCGCTATGCCCCGGAACATCTGGAACTGGTCGTCCAAGACCCGGAAACCCTCATACCGGCACTGACGAACTACGGAGCCCTGTTCATCGGGGAGATGTCCGCCGAGGTGTTCGGAGATTACGTATCCGGCAGCAACCATACCCTGCCCACTCTCAGGGCGTCTCGCTACACAGGCGGGGTCTGGGTCGGGACATTCACTAAGATCTGCACATCTCAGAGGATGACCCCGGAGGGAGTAGCGCGGCTCGCTCCAGTCGCCGAAGCCATGGCCAAGGCCGAAGGGCTTGAGGCTCATGGGAAAGCCGCATCGATAAGGCTCAAAAACAAATGA
- a CDS encoding formimidoylglutamase: MLSMIPPEPELFYSRDDPMDPRLGDLVKPVSRDIDEALKSAQIALLGVPEDRGIKANGGKQGAALGPEAIRRSFYRLTPGFGVDVSDVSMVDLGDIPIGDDLAETHINLTETVRKIVSTGVFPVVLGGGHDLTYPGLLGLVEGSSLREGQLGVINVDSHLDVRDMSHGITSGTPFRRALEELPDRALLGRSFVEFGIQEQYNSPHYYRWVKDKGATVLTLSSVGTRPMEYFLEASRVACDGTRAVALSIDIDSVRSHEAPGASASNPRGFKAPELERVAYLAGRTDRIKYLDIMEMSPPLDEGGRTAALCASTLFWFCKGFRERG; encoded by the coding sequence ATGCTATCGATGATACCGCCGGAACCGGAACTCTTCTACAGCAGAGACGACCCCATGGACCCTAGACTGGGAGACCTCGTAAAACCGGTTTCAAGGGATATCGACGAAGCCCTTAAATCGGCCCAGATAGCCCTGTTAGGAGTACCGGAGGACAGGGGAATAAAGGCCAACGGAGGCAAACAGGGAGCCGCTCTAGGCCCGGAGGCCATCCGCCGGTCCTTCTATCGCCTGACTCCGGGGTTCGGGGTTGACGTAAGCGACGTCTCCATGGTGGATCTGGGAGATATCCCCATAGGAGACGACCTGGCCGAAACCCACATAAACCTCACTGAGACGGTAAGAAAGATCGTCTCCACCGGGGTTTTCCCGGTGGTCTTAGGAGGAGGCCACGACCTCACCTACCCCGGGCTGCTCGGCCTGGTGGAGGGATCGAGCCTTAGGGAAGGACAGCTGGGAGTGATAAACGTGGACAGCCACCTGGACGTCAGGGATATGAGCCACGGCATAACCAGCGGAACCCCCTTTCGCAGGGCTCTTGAGGAACTGCCCGACAGAGCCTTACTTGGGCGATCCTTCGTCGAGTTCGGCATACAGGAACAATACAACTCGCCCCATTACTACAGGTGGGTTAAGGACAAAGGAGCCACCGTGCTGACCCTCAGCTCCGTCGGGACTAGACCGATGGAATACTTTCTGGAGGCCAGTCGGGTAGCCTGCGACGGTACCAGAGCGGTGGCCCTGTCGATAGATATCGACTCGGTCCGCAGCCACGAGGCCCCCGGAGCGTCGGCCAGCAACCCCAGAGGTTTCAAGGCCCCGGAGCTGGAAAGAGTGGCCTACCTGGCAGGAAGGACCGACAGGATAAAATATCTGGACATAATGGAGATGTCCCCCCCCCTGGACGAGGGAGGAAGAACCGCCGCCCTCTGCGCCTCAACTCTGTTCTGGTTCTGCAAGGGATTCAGAGAAAGAGGCTAA
- a CDS encoding urocanate hydratase — protein MDYNQMTEKTMTIKLGNELPEYPDFAKGIRRAPDRGWNLSKAETELALKNALRYVPKELHEKLAPEFMEELRTMGRIYAYRYRPAGELHGKPIDEYKGKCTAGKAFQVMIDNNLDFDVALYPYELVTYGETGQVCQNWLQYRLIKKYLEELTEDTTLVLESGHPLGLFKSKPDAPRVILTNGLLIGIFDNQAEWHRGMQLGVTNYGQMTAGGWMYIGPQGIVHGTFNTVLNAARQRLGVGPKENLAGILFVSSGLGGMSGAQPKAIEIAGGVGIVAEVDYSRIETRHSQGWVSRVAKTCEEAFSMAKEAMEKKEPLSIAYHGNIVDLLEYADKEGIEIPLLSDQTSCHAPYDGGYCPAGMTFEERTAMLHDAPEKFREKVDETLRRHYQVIKKLTAKGTYFFDYGNSFMRAVYDAGVTEICKNGKDTHDGFIWPSYVEDIMGPVLFDYGYGPFRWCCLSGNPEDLRKTDKAAMDCIDPNRRAQDYDNWIWIRDAEKNKLVVGTQCRILYQDAEGRTNIALKFNEMVRKGEIGPVMLGRDHHDVSGTDSPYRETSNIKDGSNICADMATQCFAGNAARGMTLCALHNGGGVGIGKVINGGFGMVLDGSERTDEILKSAMMWDVLGGVARRAWARCDHAIEVSGEVNEKYSGDYHITLPYIPDTDLVSSVVDDAWKKK, from the coding sequence ATGGACTATAACCAGATGACAGAGAAAACCATGACCATAAAGCTTGGAAACGAGCTTCCCGAGTATCCCGATTTTGCCAAAGGTATCCGCCGTGCCCCCGACAGGGGCTGGAACCTCAGCAAGGCCGAGACCGAGCTGGCTCTCAAAAACGCCCTCCGTTACGTCCCCAAGGAGCTTCACGAAAAGCTGGCTCCCGAGTTCATGGAGGAGCTTCGCACCATGGGACGGATATACGCCTACAGATATCGCCCGGCCGGAGAGCTCCACGGCAAACCCATAGACGAGTACAAGGGCAAGTGCACTGCCGGCAAGGCCTTCCAGGTTATGATAGACAACAACCTGGACTTCGACGTAGCTCTCTACCCCTACGAGCTGGTCACCTACGGAGAGACCGGACAGGTATGTCAAAACTGGCTACAGTACAGGCTCATAAAGAAATATCTTGAGGAGCTTACCGAGGACACCACCCTCGTCCTGGAAAGCGGCCATCCTCTTGGACTGTTCAAATCCAAGCCCGATGCGCCCAGGGTAATCCTCACCAACGGACTCCTGATCGGCATATTCGACAACCAGGCCGAATGGCACAGGGGAATGCAGCTGGGAGTTACCAACTACGGCCAGATGACCGCCGGCGGATGGATGTACATCGGTCCCCAAGGAATCGTCCACGGAACCTTCAACACCGTCCTCAACGCCGCCAGACAGAGGCTGGGAGTCGGCCCCAAGGAAAACCTGGCCGGCATCCTGTTCGTCTCCTCCGGACTGGGAGGCATGAGCGGAGCCCAGCCCAAGGCGATCGAGATCGCCGGAGGGGTGGGAATCGTCGCCGAGGTGGACTACTCCCGCATAGAGACCCGCCACAGCCAGGGCTGGGTCAGCCGAGTCGCTAAGACCTGCGAGGAGGCCTTCTCCATGGCCAAAGAGGCGATGGAGAAAAAGGAACCTCTCTCCATCGCATATCACGGTAACATAGTGGACCTGCTGGAGTATGCGGACAAAGAAGGCATAGAGATTCCCCTTCTCTCGGATCAGACATCCTGCCACGCTCCCTACGACGGAGGCTACTGCCCCGCGGGCATGACCTTCGAGGAACGCACCGCCATGCTCCACGACGCTCCGGAAAAATTCCGCGAGAAGGTGGACGAGACCCTGCGCAGACATTACCAGGTCATAAAGAAGCTCACGGCCAAGGGAACCTACTTCTTCGACTACGGCAACTCCTTCATGAGAGCCGTCTACGACGCCGGGGTAACGGAGATATGCAAAAACGGCAAGGACACCCACGACGGCTTCATATGGCCCTCCTACGTCGAGGACATCATGGGACCGGTCCTGTTCGACTACGGCTACGGCCCCTTCCGTTGGTGCTGCCTCAGCGGAAACCCCGAAGACCTTCGCAAGACCGACAAAGCCGCCATGGACTGCATCGACCCTAACCGCAGGGCCCAGGACTACGACAACTGGATCTGGATCAGAGATGCGGAGAAGAACAAATTGGTGGTGGGAACCCAGTGCCGGATCCTCTACCAGGACGCCGAGGGAAGGACTAACATCGCCCTCAAGTTCAACGAGATGGTACGCAAGGGAGAGATAGGTCCAGTCATGCTCGGAAGAGACCATCACGACGTATCGGGAACCGACTCCCCCTACAGGGAGACCTCCAACATAAAGGACGGCAGCAACATCTGCGCCGACATGGCCACCCAGTGCTTCGCCGGAAACGCCGCCAGAGGGATGACCCTCTGCGCCCTTCACAACGGCGGAGGAGTGGGAATAGGAAAGGTCATCAACGGAGGATTCGGAATGGTCCTAGACGGATCGGAGAGAACCGACGAGATCCTCAAGTCCGCCATGATGTGGGACGTCCTCGGCGGAGTGGCCCGAAGAGCATGGGCCCGCTGCGACCACGCCATAGAGGTCAGCGGAGAGGTCAACGAAAAATACAGTGGAGACTACCACATAACCCTGCCCTACATCCCCGATACCGACCTAGTAAGCTCGGTGGTGGACGACGCCTGGAAGAAGAAATAA
- a CDS encoding cyclodeaminase/cyclohydrolase family protein, translating into MKLSELTVKGFVEELASDSPAPGGGSVAALAASLGAALSSMVASLTVGKEKYRDNWDAMEKVRSDGNELHRTFLDLMEKDTEAFNLFMAALKMPKGTDEEKAARSEAIQQATKKAIEVPFETMTKCLDMMELAKIACEKGNSNAITDAGSAAVLARAAAVAASYNVKINLMGLKDKAFADKTKVDMEKTLKLIEEGSASIEKAVEAAIS; encoded by the coding sequence ATGAAACTCTCCGAACTTACTGTAAAAGGATTCGTGGAGGAGCTAGCCTCCGACTCTCCCGCTCCCGGAGGGGGCAGCGTAGCGGCTCTGGCCGCATCTCTGGGAGCCGCCCTCAGCTCCATGGTCGCCAGTCTGACCGTAGGCAAGGAAAAATACAGGGACAACTGGGATGCGATGGAAAAGGTCCGCTCCGACGGCAACGAGCTCCACCGGACCTTCCTGGACCTGATGGAGAAAGACACGGAAGCCTTCAACCTGTTCATGGCGGCACTCAAGATGCCCAAAGGAACCGACGAGGAGAAGGCAGCCCGTTCCGAGGCCATACAGCAGGCAACGAAGAAGGCCATAGAGGTTCCCTTCGAGACCATGACCAAGTGTCTGGACATGATGGAGCTGGCCAAGATCGCCTGCGAAAAGGGCAACTCCAACGCGATCACCGACGCCGGATCCGCCGCCGTCCTCGCCAGAGCCGCGGCGGTAGCGGCCTCCTACAACGTCAAGATCAACCTGATGGGCCTCAAAGACAAGGCCTTCGCCGACAAGACCAAAGTCGACATGGAGAAAACCCTGAAGCTCATCGAGGAGGGGTCTGCGTCGATAGAGAAAGCAGTCGAGGCCGCCATAAGCTAA
- the hutI gene encoding imidazolonepropionase gives MMATLFRNARITTPIGGDAPLAGSDQGRVATYEKGALLCENGLIAAIGDEKDILIKAEEMDVDMEVDCEGTCMIPGFVDPHTHICFAKRRENEFSMRLAGTPYLEILKAGGGILSSVRSVHEATEDELFETTLDNVLSALNFGTTTLEIKSGYGLTTESELKMLSVIGRIARETPLDIAPTFMGAHAVPTEYKGNPDKFVDIMVEEMLPAVKEQGIAKYCDVFCEEGVFTVDQSRRILEKARDLGFLLRIHADEVHDTGGAGLAAELGTVSAEHLLAANEKNLRSMAVNGVIADVLPATAYSLKKPYAPVRKMIDLGVPVALATDCNPGSCFTESIPFVFGLGVMNMDMTVEEALVATTLNPAWSLGLQDKVGSLEVGKQADFLLLDGESPAILAYHAGVSPVVEVYKKGVQVA, from the coding sequence ATGATGGCCACCCTTTTCCGCAACGCCCGTATAACCACCCCCATCGGCGGCGACGCGCCCCTGGCCGGATCCGATCAGGGCCGGGTCGCGACCTATGAAAAGGGCGCCCTGCTCTGCGAAAACGGCCTCATCGCAGCCATAGGAGACGAGAAAGACATCCTGATCAAGGCGGAGGAGATGGACGTGGACATGGAGGTGGACTGTGAAGGAACCTGTATGATACCGGGTTTCGTCGACCCCCACACCCACATATGTTTCGCAAAACGCAGGGAGAACGAGTTTTCCATGAGGCTGGCCGGGACTCCCTATCTGGAGATACTCAAAGCAGGAGGAGGCATTCTCTCCTCGGTGAGATCGGTCCACGAGGCCACCGAGGACGAGCTCTTCGAGACGACCCTGGACAACGTCCTCTCCGCCCTCAACTTCGGTACCACCACCCTCGAGATAAAGAGCGGCTACGGACTCACCACCGAATCGGAGCTCAAGATGCTCTCGGTGATAGGTCGAATCGCCAGAGAAACCCCTCTGGACATAGCCCCCACCTTCATGGGAGCCCATGCGGTGCCCACCGAGTACAAGGGAAACCCGGACAAGTTCGTGGACATCATGGTAGAGGAGATGCTTCCTGCAGTAAAGGAACAGGGAATAGCTAAATACTGCGACGTCTTCTGCGAAGAAGGAGTCTTCACCGTAGACCAGAGCAGGAGGATCCTAGAGAAGGCCAGAGACCTTGGCTTCCTGCTGAGGATCCACGCCGACGAGGTCCACGACACCGGAGGAGCCGGACTTGCGGCGGAACTCGGAACGGTATCGGCGGAACACCTGCTGGCAGCCAACGAGAAAAACTTGAGATCCATGGCGGTAAACGGAGTCATAGCCGACGTCCTTCCCGCTACCGCCTACAGCCTCAAAAAGCCCTACGCTCCTGTAAGAAAGATGATCGACCTGGGGGTACCGGTGGCTCTCGCCACCGATTGCAATCCCGGATCCTGTTTCACCGAGTCCATACCCTTCGTGTTCGGCCTCGGGGTTATGAACATGGACATGACCGTCGAGGAAGCTCTGGTCGCCACCACCCTCAACCCTGCCTGGTCTCTGGGACTACAGGACAAGGTGGGAAGCCTGGAGGTCGGCAAGCAGGCGGACTTCCTTCTATTGGACGGCGAAAGCCCCGCCATACTAGCCTATCACGCAGGGGTATCTCCCGTGGTAGAGGTCTACAAAAAGGGCGTACAGGTAGCCTAA
- the ftcD gene encoding glutamate formimidoyltransferase → MAKQLIECVPNFSEGRRQDVIESIVKPFKEQKGCYLFDYRADEDHNRLVVSLAGEPQAISDAVMAASKVAVDNIDLNTHKGAHPRMGAIDVIPFTPISDISMDECVELARSFGKRFYEELNVPVYYYEDAAIRPDRTRLEVIRKGQYEGLKEEITKPERHPDLGEPKLHPTAGATVIGARKFLVAFNVNLNTTDVEIAKTIGKRVRASGGGFTAVKGIGLALEDKGMVQVSMNIVDYDKTAIYRALEFIRMEAARWGVTVNGTEVYGMIPVAAMLDSAAYYMQIDDFDPNQVLELKLLELMREEN, encoded by the coding sequence ATGGCTAAACAGTTGATCGAGTGCGTACCCAATTTCAGCGAAGGCAGAAGACAGGACGTTATCGAGTCTATAGTGAAACCCTTCAAAGAGCAGAAAGGCTGCTACCTCTTCGATTACAGAGCCGACGAGGACCACAACCGTCTGGTGGTGAGCCTGGCCGGAGAGCCTCAGGCGATCTCCGACGCCGTGATGGCGGCATCCAAGGTCGCGGTGGACAACATAGACCTGAACACACACAAAGGAGCCCATCCCCGCATGGGAGCCATCGACGTCATCCCCTTCACTCCCATCAGCGATATCTCCATGGACGAATGCGTCGAGCTGGCCCGCTCCTTCGGGAAAAGGTTCTACGAGGAGCTGAACGTCCCGGTCTACTACTACGAGGACGCGGCGATCCGCCCCGACCGCACCAGGCTGGAGGTAATCCGCAAGGGACAGTACGAGGGCCTCAAGGAAGAGATAACAAAACCCGAACGCCATCCCGATCTGGGAGAGCCCAAGCTGCATCCCACCGCAGGAGCCACGGTCATAGGGGCCCGTAAGTTCCTGGTCGCCTTCAACGTCAACCTGAACACCACCGACGTCGAGATCGCCAAGACCATTGGCAAGAGGGTCCGTGCCTCCGGCGGAGGCTTCACCGCCGTCAAGGGAATCGGCCTCGCCCTTGAGGACAAGGGAATGGTCCAGGTCAGCATGAACATAGTCGACTACGACAAAACCGCCATATACAGGGCCCTGGAGTTCATCCGTATGGAGGCGGCCCGTTGGGGAGTTACCGTAAACGGCACCGAGGTATACGGAATGATCCCGGTAGCGGCCATGCTGGACAGCGCGGCCTACTACATGCAGATAGACGACTTCGATCCCAACCAGGTACTGGAGCTCAAGCTGCTGGAGCTTATGAGAGAGGAGAATTAA
- a CDS encoding IclR family transcriptional regulator, with protein MTERKNKLDAVGKVARIMNLLCSSQHNLSIRDIERETDIPRSTVHRFLASLEEQEWIYRDIETDQYRPGIKFFLLHRNVSFYDELIRISDPVMRSLVEKTSKTSIMSVMEGKEGLCIHTVEPTMSVKFVAHKGMKIPLQSGATGKILLAYCRKEAREKILHKSGYEKAAQLRKDIDEIRLRGYAISKEEWIEHAGDISVPLFDSKGSFVAQLGIAGLATSFDGREEELLEDLQEAARKIGQSL; from the coding sequence ATGACAGAACGCAAAAACAAGCTGGACGCCGTCGGGAAAGTAGCGAGAATAATGAACCTGCTCTGCTCCTCTCAACACAACCTAAGCATAAGAGACATAGAGAGGGAGACCGATATCCCCAGAAGCACCGTTCACCGCTTTCTGGCCTCCCTGGAGGAACAGGAATGGATCTACCGCGACATAGAAACCGATCAATATCGCCCGGGAATAAAGTTTTTTCTTCTTCACCGAAACGTATCCTTCTACGACGAACTTATCCGAATCTCCGACCCTGTAATGCGCAGTTTGGTGGAAAAAACCTCCAAAACCTCCATAATGAGCGTCATGGAAGGAAAGGAGGGGCTCTGCATTCACACGGTGGAACCGACTATGTCGGTTAAATTCGTCGCCCACAAGGGGATGAAGATCCCCCTTCAATCGGGAGCGACCGGAAAAATCCTTCTGGCCTATTGTCGAAAGGAAGCTCGCGAGAAAATACTGCACAAATCAGGATATGAAAAAGCGGCCCAGCTCAGAAAAGATATCGACGAGATCAGACTTAGAGGTTACGCCATAAGCAAAGAGGAGTGGATCGAACACGCAGGGGACATCAGCGTGCCTCTGTTCGACTCTAAAGGTTCTTTCGTAGCGCAACTGGGCATAGCGGGTCTGGCGACCAGTTTCGACGGACGAGAGGAAGAGCTGCTTGAGGATCTTCAGGAAGCGGCTAGAAAAATAGGGCAATCCTTATAG
- a CDS encoding Na+/H+ antiporter family protein: MLLLNPVVLSVSTMIVLCLLNLNVILALIIAALVAGLTAGIPIGETMSVLIGGMGGNSETALSYVLLGALAVAISKTGVASLLSVKLTKVVKDKKHMLLLIIAGVACLSQNLIPVHIAFIPILIPPLLGLFNKLKQDRRAVACALTFGLKAPYIALPAGFGLIFHGIIAREMTANGITMASGDIWHSSWILGAGMVIGLLVAIFISYNKDRDYEDRPVAGLEDVKEIPEHMTTSHWMTLVAVVVAFVIQLKTSSLPLGAVAALGIMVATGAIKWKNLDEVMSGGLGIMGMIAIIMLVAAGYGSVIRETKAVDLLVESVVGMVGGSKAYGALLMLTVGLLVTMGIGTSFGTIPVIAAIYCPLAIKLGFSPAATVCLIAAAAALGDAGSPASDSTLGPTSGLNADGQHNHIWDTCVPTFLHYNIILIVFAMIGSLVIF, from the coding sequence ATGCTATTGCTCAATCCCGTGGTACTTTCAGTCAGCACCATGATAGTCCTGTGTCTTCTCAATCTAAACGTAATATTAGCGCTTATAATCGCCGCCCTGGTGGCAGGGCTAACCGCAGGAATACCTATAGGCGAGACCATGAGCGTCCTCATAGGTGGAATGGGCGGTAACTCCGAGACGGCGTTGAGCTATGTCCTCCTCGGAGCCCTGGCGGTAGCAATCAGCAAGACCGGAGTGGCCTCGCTTCTCAGCGTCAAGCTGACCAAGGTGGTCAAGGATAAAAAGCACATGCTGCTCCTCATCATCGCCGGCGTAGCCTGTCTTTCTCAGAACCTGATTCCGGTCCACATAGCCTTCATCCCCATACTGATCCCGCCCCTGCTCGGACTGTTCAATAAACTCAAGCAGGACAGAAGGGCGGTAGCCTGTGCCTTGACCTTCGGCCTCAAGGCTCCCTACATCGCACTTCCCGCAGGATTCGGACTTATCTTCCACGGAATCATCGCCAGGGAGATGACCGCCAACGGCATAACCATGGCTAGCGGAGACATATGGCACTCCTCCTGGATCCTGGGAGCAGGAATGGTCATAGGCCTTCTGGTCGCCATATTTATATCCTACAACAAGGACAGGGACTACGAGGACAGACCTGTAGCCGGTCTGGAGGACGTCAAGGAAATACCTGAACACATGACCACCTCCCACTGGATGACCCTTGTCGCCGTCGTAGTAGCCTTCGTCATCCAGCTAAAGACAAGCTCTCTGCCCCTGGGCGCCGTAGCAGCACTGGGTATAATGGTCGCGACCGGCGCAATTAAGTGGAAGAACCTGGACGAGGTCATGTCCGGAGGGCTCGGAATAATGGGCATGATAGCCATAATCATGCTCGTAGCGGCCGGTTATGGCTCAGTAATAAGGGAGACCAAGGCGGTCGATCTCCTGGTCGAGAGCGTCGTGGGAATGGTAGGAGGCAGTAAAGCCTACGGAGCCCTCCTCATGCTTACAGTCGGCCTTCTGGTCACGATGGGCATCGGAACGTCTTTCGGCACCATTCCGGTAATAGCCGCAATCTACTGCCCTCTTGCCATAAAACTGGGATTCTCTCCGGCCGCGACGGTCTGCCTCATAGCTGCGGCCGCGGCACTTGGAGACGCCGGGTCTCCTGCCTCCGACTCGACCCTCGGGCCCACCTCGGGGCTCAACGCCGATGGACAGCACAACCACATATGGGACACCTGCGTGCCGACCTTTCTGCACTACAACATCATACTGATCGTTTTCGCAATGATCGGATCGCTGGTTATATTCTAA